The Punica granatum isolate Tunisia-2019 chromosome 4, ASM765513v2, whole genome shotgun sequence genome has a window encoding:
- the LOC116205542 gene encoding triacylglycerol lipase 2-like, translating to MAHNLINFTAAVLLCVGVCSAAEARTRSYSVSNGIGRSLVSESSSDSICNSMVQPQGYVCQEHKVTTEDGYILTMQRIPVSRSSKRADKPPVLLQHGLMMDAVTWVLNSPDQSLAFILADNGYDVWLANSRGTNSSLAHTSLSPSDPAYWEWSWDELVAYDLPAMFQHIHGATGQKFHYVGHSLGTLIALAAFSKQELFGMLRSAALLSPIAYVNQISSPLAKSAADIFLGEQLYWLGLHEFEPKGEAVGKLLNDFCNQPGINCSNLMNIMTGPNCCINSSTMNVFLEHEPQATATKNMIHLAQMIRMGTVAMYDYGNEDDNMSHYGQSTPPAYNMTSIPNDFPLYLSYGGKDALSDVKDVQVLLNCLKDHNGDKLVVQYRDDYAHADFVFGFNAHEVIYDPLMAFFRLH from the exons ATGGCTCATAATCTCATCAACTTCACTGCTGCAGTTCTGTTATGTGTCGGTGTTTGCTCCGCTGCAGAAGCAAGGACCAGGTCGTACTCTGTCAGCAATGGAATCGGAAGGTCTCTGGTCTCCGAGTCCTCGAGCGACAGTATCTGCAACTCAATGGTGCAGCCACAGGGCTATGTCTGCCAGGAACATAAA GTGACAACAGAGGATGGTTATATTCTGACCATGCAGAGGATTCCAGTGAGCCGGTCCAGTAAGCGGGCTGATAAACCACCGGTTCTTCTGCAACATGGTTTAATGATG GATGCTGTGACTTGGGTTCTCAACTCACCAGACCAGTCCCTTGCATTCATCCTAGCCGATAACGGGTATGATGTTTGGCTTGCAAACTCCCGAGGAACTAACTCAAGTCTTGCCCACACCTCATTGAGTCCAAGTGACCCG GCTTACTGGGAATGGTCCTGGGATGAACTAGTTGCCTATGATCTCCCTGCTATGTTCCAGCACATTCATGGTGCCACCGGTCAGAAATTCCATTATGTTGGGCACTCCTTG GGAACTCTCATCGCTCTGGCAGCATTCTCAAAACAGGAGCTTTTTGGAATGTTGAGATCAGCAGCTTTGCTCAGCCCAATAGCCTATGTGAATCAGATTTCCTCGCCTCTCGCAAAAAGTGCTGCTGATATCTTCCTTGGAGAA CAACTGTATTGGTTAGGTCTCCATGAATTTGAACCTAAAGG GGAGGCCGTGGGGAAACTTTTGAATGATTTCTGCAATCAACCGGGGATCAACTGTTCCAACCTAATGAACATCATGACAG GACCAAACTGCTGCATAAATTCCTCCACGATGAATGTTTTCCTGGAACACGAACCGCAGGCAACAGCAACAAAGAATATGATCCACCTCGCTCAGA TGATAAGGATGGGAACTGTAGCAATGTACGATTATGGGAATGAGGACGACAACATGAGCCACTACGGGCAGTCGACCCCACCAGCGTACAACATGACGAGCATCCCGAATGACTTTCCCCTTTACCTCAGCTACGGAGGGAAAGATGCGCTCTCCGATGTGAAGGATGTGCAGGTCCTGCTGAATTGCCTCAAGGACCACAATGGGGACAAGCTCGTGGTCCAGTACAGGGACGACTATGCTCACGCTGATTTCGTGTTCGGGTTTAACGCACACGAAGTTATCTATGATCCTCTCATGGCATTTTTCAGGCTCCACTGA
- the LOC116205541 gene encoding centromere/kinetochore protein zw10 homolog, producing MDVLFNTINVRDLLSATDLSDPSSPLSAPDLRLLINRLESHSQSIKAQVRSYLLSHQPEFSSLFSLCSDLVSRTDDVSGEFHNLLRLISDRPIDVEIRQAVSDIDERMKEVKVKKELLGLVRAIWGLTERFRTAKEALRSGQLKFAAQELRELKMAVRLCDGEDKQDEREPLVYGLLKKEWHESFEEMQEVLSKFVDQAVRYDQKLSRVQVKYQLSSDGNDGVDFHEVLEALDVVGLLDYGLARVADMMIKYIITPVINSGSPIAFVEELSKKSEKTVEAILKIERSSAPETGNLDGETIFSEIVQVVKFTCERICFQNAHWVQSFGRLAWTRISEMIISNVLSKVVPEDASKLANFQKIIDRTTEFETALKDLSFISASDSAEQRLSNFAENVEVHFAAKRKTEILAKARKVLLHCDFAIPQEYIRKGGVGRSDGIAKDSSDHVVDLLFLSDRCFVSTAASELMKLVHQTLQDVCLSSPRVALELYHAARDAILLYEAIVPVKQEKQLDGINQVAVLMHNDFLYLSQEILGLAFQYWPEFPDSIKERAVFVDLAPRFLLKAEEVLQREIQVVIYNLKGAIDGADGFQNTHQMQQFESAKFSIDQVVFILEKVRIIWEPILLPSTYYKSMGTVLDSVLSRIVRDILFLDDMAAEETLQLQRLILLMLEGLSSLLGSLGAVTQEMKSQGTTLCSLDDLIPSLRKIRKLAELLDMPLRSITAAWESGELVSCGFTLTEVKDFIKAIFTDSPLRKECLWRIENISF from the exons ATGGACGTCCTGTTCAACACGATCAACGTCCGGGACCTCCTCTCGGCCACCGATCTCAGCGACCCCAGCTCTCCTCTCTCGGCGCCGGATCTCCGCCTCCTCATCAACCGGCTCGAGTCCCACTCCCAGAGCATCAAGGCTCAGGTGCGGTCCTACCTGCTCTCCCACCAGCCCGAGTTCTCCTCCCTCTTCTCCCTCTGCAGCGACCTCGTCTCCCGGACCGATGATGTCTCCGGAGAGTTTCACAACCTCCTGAGATTGATCTCTGACCGCCCCATTGATGTCGAGATTCGCCAGGCCGTGTCCGACATTGATGAGCGGATGAAGGAGgtaaaggtgaagaaggagcTGCTGGGATTGGTGAGGGCAATCTGGGGGTTGACCGAGAGGTTTAGGACCGCCAAGGAGGCGCTGAGGAGTGGACAGCTGAAGTTCGCAGCTCAGGAGCTTCGTGAATTGAAAATGGCTGTGAGGCTATGTGATGGCGAGGATAAACAGGACGAAAGAGAGCCATTGGTGTACGGACTGTTGAAGAAAGAGTGGCATGAAAGCTTTGAAGAA ATGCAAGAAGTGCTCTCGAAGTTCGTGGACCAAGCAGTTCGATATGACCAGAAGTTAAGTAGAGTCCAAGTCAAGTATCAGCTCAGTTCCGATGGAAATGATGGAGTCGATTTCCATGAAGTCTTAGAAGCATTGGAT GTGGTTGGCCTTTTAGATTATGGACTTGCTAGAGTAGCTGATATGATGATCAAGTACATTATCACTCCGGTCATTAATTCTGGATCGCCAATTGCTTTTGTAGAAGAACTGAGTAAAAAATCGGAAAAAACAGTAGAAGCAATTCTGAAGATAGAGCGGTCTTCTGCTCCTGAG ACAGGAAATCTGGATGGTGAGACAATCTTCTCAGAGATTGTTCAGGTTGTCAAATTCACGTGTGAACGCATTTGCTTCCAAAATGCTCATTGGGTTCAATCATTTGGGAGACTGGCTTGGACCAGGATATCAGAGATGATAATCTCGAATGTTCTTTCCAAG GTTGTGCCAGAAGATGCATCTAAACTTGCAAACTTTCAGAAGATTATTGATCGTACTACTGAATTTGAGACAGCTTTGAAGGATTTGTCATTCATATCAGCCTCTGATAGTGCCGAGCAGAGGTTAAGCAATTTTGCTGAAAACGTTGAGGTTCACTTTGCAGCCAAGAGGAAAACAGAAATCCTAGCCAAAGCTAGAAAAGTGCTCCTTCATTGTGACTTTGCCATACCTCAG gAATATATTAGAAAAGGAGGAGTGGGCAGGAGCGACGGGATAGCCAAGGATTCATctgatcatgtcgtcgacctGCTTTTTCTCTCGGATAGATGTTTTGTTTCCACTGCAGCTTCAGAATTGATGAAGCTGGTCCATCAAACGCTCCAA GATGTTTGCTTGTCATCCCCAAGAGTTGCTTTGGAGCTCTATCATGCTGCCAGGGATGCTATTCTCCTTTATGAAGCTATTGTTCCTGTCAAG CAAGAAAAGCAGCTAGATGGAATCAACCAGGTTGCTGTTTTAATGCACAACGACTTCCTCTATTTATCTCAGGAGATTCTTGGCCTCGCCTTTCAG TATTGGCCAGAATTTCCAGATTCCATCAAGGAACGTGCAGTTTTCGTTGATCTGGCTCCTAGATTCCTTTTGAAGGCAGAAGAAGTATTGCAGAGGGAAATTCAAGtcgttatatataatttgaaaggg GCTATAGATGGTGCCGATGGATTTCAGAATACTCATCAGATGCAACAATTCGAGTCTGCTAAGTTTAGTATCGATCAG GTGGTTTTTATTCTAGAGAAAGTGCGAATTATAtgggagccgattttgctgCCATCGACCTACTATAAGAGCATGGGCACTGTTTTAGACTCTGTACTGTCTAGAATCGTTAGGGATATCCTCTTCTTAGATGACATGGCTGCTGAAGAAACATTGCAG CTCCAAAGACTGATTCTCCTGATGCTGGAGGGTCTTTCTTCTTTGCTGGGATCCTTAGGTGCCGTGACACAGGAGATGAAGTCTCAGGGAACAACTCTGTGCTCCCTTGATGATCTAATACCTTCCTTGCGAAAGATCCGAAAACTTGCAG AATTGCTGGACATGCCTTTGAGATCAATCACTGCTGCTTGGGAAAGTGGAGAACTGGTCAGTTGCGGTTTCACATTAACCGAG GTGAAAGATTTCATCAAAGCCATATTTACTGATTCGCCTTTGAGAAAGGAATGCTTATGGAGGATCGAAAACATCAGCTTCTAG
- the LOC116204394 gene encoding uncharacterized protein LOC116204394, which translates to MSKPIKKSSKVHPSSPPGHDHRSHLALLLPAAILSLTAALSPEDTEVLAYLISFHSNSSSVGKSASATSTDDDGDVSVHPPVFGCNCFRCYTSFWSRWDASPNRDLIHEIIEAYEEGLSRKKSTKAKKRRKSNNKVGDHDHSSTEPADGKGNGGGASESGCGDSEVGSPEKGSSIRKAIGFIGEKIWGAWTRV; encoded by the coding sequence atgtCGAAGCCTATCAAGAAATCCAGCAAAGTCCATCCATCTTCACCCCCCGGCCACGACCACCGCAGCCACCTAGCCCTCCTCCTCCCGGCCGCTATCCTATCCCTCACCGCTGCTCTCTCCCCCGAGGACACCGAGGTGCTGGCCTACCTCATCTCCTTCCACAGCAACTCCTCCAGTGTTGGCAAAAGTGCATCCGCCACCAGCACcgatgatgatggtgatgttAGTGTCCATCCTCCGGTGTTCGGGTGCAATTGCTTCCGGTGCTACACCAGCTTCTGGTCTAGGTGGGACGCATCCCCAAACCGCGACCTGATTCACGAGATCATAGAAGCGTACGAGGAGGGGCTGTCCCGGAAGAAATCAACCAAGGCCaagaagaggagaaagagCAATAACAAAGTGGGCGACCATGATCATTCCTCGACTGAGCCGGCGGACGGAAAAGGAAATGGAGGTGGCGCTTCGGAGAGCGGCTGCGGAGACAGCGAGGTAGGATCGCCGGAGAAGGGATCGTCAATAAGGAAGGCGATAGGTTTTATCGGCGAGAAGATTTGGGGTGCGTGGACTAGGGTGTAG
- the LOC116202503 gene encoding GDSL esterase/lipase At2g04570-like, producing the protein MQHLKYYIVCLFHALLLVAKTRAKVPAIIVFGDSSVDAGNNNYIPTIARSNFEPYGRDFAGGRPTGRFSNGKIPTDFIAEAFHIKPSIPAYLDPAYNISDFATGVSFASAGTGYDNATSDVLSVIPLWKELEYYKEYQRKLRAHLGNAAANKVISEAVYMISMGTNDFLENYYAIPGGRQSQFSIGQYEDFLVRIAYLFLKELHGLGARKISLGGLPPMGCLPLERTTNFMLQNDCIESYNDLALEFNGKLKGMVMKLNKELPGVKLVFSNPYYIFMHIIRRPLSHGFEVASVACCSTGMFEMGYACSRNNPFTCQDANKYVFWDAFHPTEKTSHIIADYLMKTTLAQFRS; encoded by the exons atgcaGCATTTGAAGTACTATATTGTCTGTCTCTTCCATGCCCTTCTCCTTGTCGCCAAAACCCGGGCCAAGGTTCCCGCAATCATCGTGTTCGGGGACTCCTCGGTTGATGCCGGAAACAATAACTACATCCCCACGATTGCCAGGAGCAACTTCGAGCCCTACGGTCGGGATTTCGCTGGCGGGCGCCCCACTGGGCGGTTCTCGAATGGGAAGATCCCGACGGATTTCATCGCCGAGGCGTTCCACATCAAGCCGAGCATACCTGCGTACTTGGACCCGGCATACAACATTTCTGATTTTGCAACTGGGGTGAGCTTTGCCTCTGCTGGGACTGGCTATGACAATGCCACGTCCGATGTTCTG TCAGTGATACCCCTATGGAAGGAACTTGAGTACTACAAGGAATACCAGAGGAAGCTCCGAGCACACCTCGGCAATGCCGCGGCAAACAAGGTAATCTCCGAGGCAGTGTACATGATCAGCATGGGAACCAACGACTTCCTCGAGAACTACTACGCGATCCCGGGGGGCCGCCAGTCCCAGTTCAGCATAGGGCAATATGAGGACTTCCTGGTCAGGATCGCGTATTTGTTCCTGAAGGAGTTGCACGGGCTCGGGGCCCGCAAGATCTCCCTCGGCGGGCTGCCTCCAATGGGCTGCCTCCCGCTTGAGCGGACCACGAACTTCATGCTCCAGAACGATTGCATTGAGAGTTATAATGACTTGGCGTTGGAATTCAATGGGAAGCTGAAGGGTATGGTGATGAAGCTCAACAAGGAGCTGCCCGGGGTCAAGTTGGTCTTTTCCAATCCGTACTACATTTTCATGCACATCATCCGGAGACCTCTCTCCCACG GATTCGAGGTCGCATCAGTAGCGTGCTGTTCCACAGGGATGTTCGAGATGGGTTACGCCTGCAGCCGGAATAATCCATTCACCTGTCAAGATGCGAACAAATACGTGTTCTGGGATGCTTTTCACCCGACCGAGAAGACGAGTCATATCATTGCCGATTACCTGATGAAAACCACTCTTGCGCAGTTCCGTTCATAA
- the LOC116202528 gene encoding GDSL esterase/lipase At4g26790-like: MAPCTCSSSLLLMAAAAISQLLLLIPTRCSAKVPAVIVFGDSSVDAGNNNVISTVLKSNFEPYGRDFFDARPTGRFSNGRIPPDFISEAFGLRPFVPAYLDPMYNISDFAIGVCFASAGTGYDNETSNVLNVIPMWKELEYYTEYQQKLRSYLGGKKAYKIISEALYIVSLGTNDFLENYYSSFPIPGTNGGGRRAQFPVVGQFEDFLMLLAEGFIRELHRLGARKISFTGIPPMGCLPLERTTNFMGQHECMEEYNAVAKDFNGKLGAMVDRMNRELPRLRMVFSNPYDKFYEIINKPSAFGFDVVSVACCATGLYEMSYLCNRQSPFTCTDASKYVFWDSFHPTEKTSQILAEYLIKSLLLPTFS, from the exons atggcTCCATGCACATGTTCCTCTTCCCTCCTGCTAATGGCAGCAGCAGCAATCTCCCAGCTCCTCTTGTTAATTCCCACCAGATGCAGTGCCAAGGTTCCCGCGGTCATAGTCTTTGGGGACTCGTCGGTTGATGCCGGGAACAACAACGTGATCTCCACCGTCCTCAAGAGCAACTTCGAGCCTTATGGCCGGGACTTCTTTGATGCCCGGCCGACGGGCCGGTTCTCGAACGGGCGGATCCCTCCAGACTTCATCTCTGAGGCGTTCGGGCTCAGGCCTTTCGTGCCGGCCTACCTGGACCCTATGTACAACATCTCCGACTTTGCCATCGGGGTTTGCTTCGCCTCCGCCGGAACCGGCTATGACAATGAGACCTCCAATGTGCTT AATGTGATTCCGATGTGGAAAGAGCTCGAGTACTACACGGAGTACCAGCAGAAACTGAGGTCTTACCTGGGGGGTAAGAAGGCCTATAAGATCATCTCCGAGGCCCTCTACATCGTCAGCCTCGGGACAAATGACTTCCTCGAGAACTACTACTCCTCTTTCCCCATCCCTGGCACCAACGGGGGCGGCCGTCGGGCCCAGTTCCCCGTGGTGGGGCAGTTCGAGGACTTTCTCATGCTGCTTGCCGAGGGCTTCATCAGGGAGCTGCACAGACTCGGGGCTCGTAAGATCTCCTTTACTGGGATCCCGCCAATGGGGTGCTTGCCCCTCGAGCGGACCACCAACTTCATGGGCCAGCACGAGTGCATGGAGGAGTATAACGCCGTGGCCAAGGACTTCAATGGGAAGCTTGGGGCCATGGTGGATCGGATGAACCGGGAGCTACCGAGGCTAAGGATGGTCTTCTCCAACCCGTACGACAAATTTTACGAGATCATCAATAAGCCTTCCGCTTTTG GATTTGACGTTGTTAGCGTTGCATGCTGTGCCACCGGGCTGTACGAGATGAGCTACCTTTGCAACAGGCAAAGTCCGTTTACGTGCACGGACGCCAGCAAATATGTGTTCTGGGATTCCTTCCACCCCACCGAGAAAACGAGCCAGATACTCGCCGAATATCTGATCAAGAGCCTCCTCCTACCGACCTTTTCTTAA
- the LOC116205840 gene encoding protein-tyrosine-phosphatase IBR5-like has product MRKRERENPCGVCGHYHKYEEGEVCETCGHRMLATSEKASVHFSAFPSEILPQFLYLGSYDNASRSELLKTQGISRVLNTVPACQNLYKNSFTYHCLQDDKSLSFDDANQFLENCERDKARVLVHCMSGKSRSPAIVIAYLMKSKGWRLERSHQWVKERRPSIDLAEAVYQQLQEYERKLFGSTDGPDSSTPVFPSLDVQPFSFGFPKTDDQVPMPAFNNIAATSIFSRPNFEGPPQEFTFGAGLSQNNNTCHNSNSSSDVQMDSS; this is encoded by the exons ATgaggaagagggagagagagaacccGTGCGGGGTCTGCGGACACTACCACAAGTACGAGGAGGGCGAGGTCTGCGAGACTTGCGGTCACCGGATGCTGGCCACATCCGAGAAGGCCTCCGTTCACTTCAGCGCCTTCCCTTCTGAGATTCTGCCGCAGTTCCTCTACCTCGGGAGCTACGACAACGCGTCTCGGTCGGAGCTCCTCAAGACTCAAGGGATTTCCCGTGTCCTCAAT ACAGTTCCTGCATGTCAAAATCTTTACAAGAATTCCTTCACCTATCACTGCCTGCAAGATGACAAAAGTTTATCATTTGATGACGCCAACCAGTTTTTAG aaaattgtgagagagACAAGGCCCGTGTTCTCGTGCATTGCATGTCTGGAAAAAGCAG GTCACCAGCTATCGTAATTGCGTATCTGATGAAGTCAAAAGGGTGGAGGCTCGAGCGGAGTCATCAGTGGGTGAAGGAGCGGAGACCCTCTATTGACTTGGCTGAAG CCGTGTATCAGCAACTGCAGGAATATGAGAGGAAGCTCTTTGGGTCCACGGATGGCCCGGACTCTTCTACCCCGGTCTTCCCTTCTCTGGACGTGCAACCATTCAGCTTCGGCTTCCCAAAGACGGACGATCAGGTCCCAATGCCCGCCTTCAACAACATCGCTGCCACCTCCATTTTCTCCCGACCAAACTTTGAAGGTCCGCCTCAGGAGTTCACTTTTGGAGCGGGGTTGTCCCAGAACAACAACACTTGCCATAATTCAAATAGCAGCAGCGATGTACAGATGGACAGCTCTTGA
- the LOC116206362 gene encoding uncharacterized protein LOC116206362: MALQTGVSTSKVLILAGAGLTGSIILRSGRLSELVAQLQELLKGVDEVEISSNKFDTAALAAQIRQLAQEIKELSLSNPITIYNGSSSSSGSYSSYLVPAAALGAMGYCYMWWKGWSFSDVMFVTRQNMANAVATVSKQLENVSETLASTKRHLSKRLENLDWKLEEQKEISEIIVNNVNEVKSNLAQIGFDVETIHRMVSGMEGKIELLEAKQDVTNSGLWHLCQLAGGLQGGQDAIKFKDASGKVANHLRVTYKENPVKGLQFISDSSEFNKIEDSITKTEKNSAEKVSGKNVPITRRRIHRSYPVGISLAQDII, translated from the exons ATGGCGTTGCAGACTGGGGTTTCCACCTCCAAAGTTCTAATCCTCGCCGGTGCAG GTCTCACTGGTTCGATTATTTTAAGAAGCGGGCGACTGTCTGAGCTCGTCGCCCAGCTTCAAGAATTGCTGAAGGGGGTGGATGAAGTTGAAATCTCATCTAATAAATTCGACACTGCTGCTCTTGCGGCACAG ATCAGGCAATTGGCTCAGGAGATCAAGGAGTTATCTTTATCCAATCCCATAACCATATATAACGGGAGCTCCTCCTCTAGTG GGAGCTATTCTTCTTACTTAGTGCCAGCTGCTGCTCTTGGAGCTATGGGATATTGTTACATGTGGTGGAAG GGCTGGTCATTTTCTGATGTCATGTTTGTTACAAGGCAAAACATGGCAAATGCTGTTGCAACTGTATCAAAACAGCTTGAGAATGTCTCTGAGACATTGGCA TCAACAAAAAGGCATCTGTCAAAAAGGCTGGAGAATTTGGACTGGAAGCTTGAAGAGCAGAAAGAGATATCTGAGATTATTGTAAATAAT GTGAATGAGGTGAAGTCAAACCTGGCTCAAATAGGATTTGATGTTGAAACTATTCATAGAATGGTTTCTGGGATG GAAGGAAAGATCGAGTTGCTTGAGGCCAAACAA GATGTCACGAACTCTGGTCTGTGGCATCTTTGCCAACTAGCTGGGGGTCTTCAAGGTGGACAAGATGCCATTAAATTTAAG GATGCAAGTGGTAAGGTAGCTAATCATTTGAGGGTGACATACAAGGAAAATCCCGTGAAG GGGCTTCAATTCATTTCTGATAGTAGTGAATTCAATAAGATTGAAGATTCAATCACGAAGACAGAGAAGAACAGTGCGGAGAAAGTCTCAGGCAAAAATGTCCCCATTACGAGGAGAAGAATACACAGGTCATATCCCGTTGGGATTTCTTTGGCTCAGGATATTATCTGA